TCTTTTTTTTGTTTCATTTTTAGGTTGACAGTGATAATCATTCTTAATATAATTTTAGTTGTGATTGAAAATCATTATCAGTAATTTTACATAAAGGGGAGTAAAATAGTGGATAAAAAGAAAGTTTCATTAATTGGTAGTTTATTATTAGCTGGGGGAATTTTAGCTGGGTGTAGCGCTGACGATAGTGAAGCGACTAAAGAACCAGTAGAGCAAACAGAAGAGCAACCTGCTCAAAGTGAAGAAACAACTGAAACAGAAGAGCAAGTAGCTGAGCAATCAGAAGTGCAAACACAAGTAACAACTTATAAGGGAATTATTGATGAATTATCTAAGGCTAAAGAAGATAAAGAAGTGAATTGGACGACTGTTACTGAAGAATACTCTACAAACTTACAAACTGCAGTTAATGCAGTGAGTGGTGAGTTTGATCAAGCATTAACAGCGGCAATGGAAGGCGGTTTGTCAGGAGACATTAAACCAAACCTTGCTAGACAATTAATCGATAAAACGACTCAGTCTTATTTCTATAAAGTACAAAAAGGTCTTCATAAAGATATAGCTGCGGCAATTGAAGCAGATAAATTAGATGAAGCAAAAGCACTATTTGCAGATTTGAACTATTTAGCTGATGAGGTTTTGATTCCTACTGCTGTAAAACGTGACTCATATTATGAGTTAAATGGTGAAAGTAGTATGGAAGAAAGTATTCGCACAGGTCTAGCTGCACAAGAAGAAGCACTAAATGCAGGGAATGTTGAAGATTTCGTTGTTTATGCACAAGTAACGGATAAGTCAATTTACCGTAGCTATTATTTAGCAGCTCAATCTTATGCTGAAAAAATTGAAAAAGCCGTTTCAGAAGGCTCTGCTAGTGAAGATGACCTTCGTAACATGCAAGCAGAATCATGGGGTTTCTATCAAGCTATTAATGGCTCTTTAAGTGGTGGAGATGAAGAAGCAGCCAATAAATTGAATACGTTATTTAGCTTAAATGAAACAGATCCTGCTTCAATTAAAGGTGAAGAAGTAAAAGACCTATTTGCTAAAGCGTTTATAAATAAGATTGCAATTTATCATGAAAAAGCTCCAAAAGCACTTGAAGAAGGTGATTTAACAAGTGCTAAAGAGAGTGCACTTGAAGGAAATGTATTCTTAAAGGATATTGAGCTGTATTTAATTGATAAGCTTGGCGATGAAAAAACTCAATCAACACTAGAAGTAGCAGAACAGTGGTTTAACGCAATTTCCGAAGAAAATGCGGAAGAAGCGAAAAAACACAGTGACGTAGTTATTGCAACAATAAACGAACTATTATAAAACATACCGAAAGCCGCTGATGATACAGCGGCTTTCGGTATGTAAAGAACAAAGGGATGAGAATGAATTTTCTCCAAACTTTTTGAATTACCTCTTTATGTTATAATTTATTTCTGAGCAATCATGAACTTCAGTAAAAACGAAAAGCTAAAATACTCGTATAACTATTAAGAGGAATACTGTCGATGAAAAAATGGATAAAAAGATTCATAGGAGCATTGTTGATCGTTTCATTTGTACTAATAACGATAAATGCTTTTGAATGGGAACAAATGTGGTTCTACTTACACCCGTTAGTATTATCACCAGTCAAGCTTGCCATGTTAACTTTTTTTTATATAGGAGCATTCATGTGTCGAGCGATTGCATGGCACTTTTATGTGAAAGGTCAGCTAACAATTAAATATGCTTTTTATGGTGTTGGTATAAGTCTATTCGTTAATCATCTTTTACCTTTTAAAGCTGGAGATGCTATTAGAGTAGCAGCAGCTGTGAAGTCTGGTGAATTAGATTGGGAAAAAAGTATCCATTCGGTATTTGTTTTACGATTAATTGATTTGTTATTTCTTGGTCTTGTTGCTGGTATGGGTGTGCTATTATTTGCAGTTCAGTTCTCTTTCCATGTGAGTTATCTATTCATAATTGGAATTGTAATAGTAGGATTATGGATGCTTTTGCGAAGGTTCCAATATATATCACAAAAAATGAAACTACAAATTCATCTTTTAAGAGAGGGATTGTCGGGAAGG
This Bacillus solimangrovi DNA region includes the following protein-coding sequences:
- a CDS encoding lysylphosphatidylglycerol synthase transmembrane domain-containing protein, translating into MKKWIKRFIGALLIVSFVLITINAFEWEQMWFYLHPLVLSPVKLAMLTFFYIGAFMCRAIAWHFYVKGQLTIKYAFYGVGISLFVNHLLPFKAGDAIRVAAAVKSGELDWEKSIHSVFVLRLIDLLFLGLVAGMGVLLFAVQFSFHVSYLFIIGIVIVGLWMLLRRFQYISQKMKLQIHLLREGLSGRTGLIVIGLTVLSWCLEGAVLYYIAEPLLTPYSAIWVNSMAVASGVFQITPGGIGTYESVMSAALVALGVELTNGYHLSLATHAYKFIFSYTLGIILWISFRNQLSFNDIVRKGGRSN